aagaaggatgggtgGTCTGTCGAGCATTCAAGAAACCAATCTCTAACCAAAGGCCAGGTTACGAAGCTTGGAATAATCATGGTTATGGTGTCAATGTTAGGCTTCCACCATTTTCAAATACAGTAACCTCTACAAATATGGCTATTCATCCGAATCAAAGCTCAAGTTCTCATCATCACCAGCAGCCCTTTGGATCGGACCCTGCAGAGCTTGTTTCTAGCCATAGCTTTTTGGACAATAATAACCAGCTCATTGATCTCCCACAACTAGATAGCCCTAGTAGAGTATCAACAAGCTTTGCAACCAGAGAAGGTCTCCAAAACAACAACAATGGTGCTTGTAATGAAGATTTcgatgaagaaagaagcaaTAGCAGTACCCAGTTCATTGACTGGAAAAATTTGGATTGTTTACTTGCATCACAAGTGTTCGATTCAACGTCTTCATCTTCTGTTCCCAATCCAAATCTATTGCCTTCCATAACTCAGACCTATGAGCTCAGCCATATCCTTGGTTGCTTTCCTGACTCATAATAACAAACAAACAAAGACAGAAGAAAGGAAAGACAGTACAGTCAATTCTTATCTAGACCGGTTTACCGTGGATCGGATCTTTAGTTGTTGCATACCCATGTAGTAGAATAACAAACGTACTAGTAGGAGCTAAGTTCAAAGTCCATTTTAGAAAGAAGTTGCATGCTTATCATTATCAtttatgaagaagaagaagaagaatttgtTGTGATAAAGAGGGGAGAGAGTTCAGAAGCAAATTGGACCTCTTCCCAGAAGTTGTTTTAGAGAGATGATCAAAGGGTGAAGCTTTTAATTCACCTTTCTTAATTACTTTtgggaaattaattaattatgtttttatttcatataatttgtaaatgtttttatcattgCATTTGCATGCATGTACTCATGATCTTTGTTTTTCGTCGCAATTAATGTCGTATTCTGTACTAAATCATAATGTTTTTTCCGTAGCTCTGCAAGACTTTTGTTTTGGTCATAATataaatatgttttatttactaattttttgcttttatttcttatttttctccTATATTCACTTTTAATTTATAGAGCCGCCATTTTTGCTCTTGGGATTATCTGTAATTATattcttttatctttttgttcTGGATACTTATGAGCGTATAAAACATAATTTAACAATTAAGGGggaagttgaaaaaaaaaaaaaagactgaaATTACCAAATTGTACAATATTTCTCATCAAAATTAGTTATCTTAAAGTTGCATTTCTCTTCAAGTAAGAAGATTCATCATGATATCACTAAGAAAATGAAATAGCGATTAAATTTTTCTGtaaataattgagaaaaattAGTCGTTATATTTAACAATTGGTTGTGGATATTTACATCACTTAGCGATTAAATAACGATTAAAAATTTATCTCTAAGTTTAGACAAAAAATTGCCTCTTAATTATATCATTATAGAATGGTGTTTAGTCTCACTAAAGATATCTTAAacattttttataagaaaaaaaagtttgttataagtttttttttattttttttattttatttttttatctatgaAGAATGAGTTGGTCTTCTCTAAAGACAAagagaagtttttttttttttttaatatgaaataaatgtgaaaaataagaaaatatattaagaaaatGATAGTTACACAATAATCGTCCAAGGTAAGCTATGAGCTGTTACTATAAAATAAGGTCACGTAGCAAGATTCTGATAAGCTAATAAATGGTCTTATATGAGAAAAGGAAGATCTAGACATCAGGACACCCGACTCTTCTTCAAGACTCCCTCTTTTCTAGCAAGGGCGGGTCTTCACATAAATTTACCGTTAATAGGTACAAACCAGTGTATCTCCATTACGCCTGTTATCGCGGAATCACCGACCGGTTAGTTGGTGAAATCTATTATCAAATAGCCAATCACATTATCTccaaattattagaaaataccATATTAACTTCATCCTCTTACAATATAAGAGCCAACGATTACAGAGACAAATATACACAATTCTCTTACATAACTACTTTCAAGTTCGACATTCGCCCtattcttcagtttactgacttgagtatcagAGTGGGTGTCATGGGCACCAACCACTTCACTTTTTCTATCTTGCAAGTTTAGCCAACCATAATGTAGCTCTATTTTCTTGTTACATTATTTGGTTCCTTTGTCGGGAAatctattgaattctctttgttcatttggattaaaatcggtctcttattcattttctcttaaaaagaagtctctctcttctttctctCAAAATGGCTGAGAATTATCAAGCTTCTGCCAAGATTGCTATCAATAAGGACATTATCATTTCTTTCACTCCTGGTAATGGACAAAACACACCCTTTAGGGTCAGTGAAGCAGATACCAACAATATGAGAATTGAGCAAATACTCTAGTACGTCAAAAGGTTGCAAGTTATTTTCGAGCAATACTAAGTTCGGGAGGAGGCGTCACTCAAGGCTCCTAAGGGAAGGGAGGAAGTCTCCCTTGATACCTCAAGGACTCGGATATGGACAATCCAAATGCGGTCCAAAGGAAAGGACAAGATCGAGAAAAAGGAGCAATCAGACAATGCTCCGAAGGACGCCGGATGGAAGTTGGTACAGACCACTCAAAAGTACTAGGAAGGTCAGGAAGAGGACAAAAGAACGAGCCAAAAGCAATACCAAAAGCTGAAAAAACAAGGATATGAGAGAGACCACAAAAGTTAACTGGTCTCCCGAGGAAGAAATGACCGAGgtaaatataagaattataccCTATCGAATGACTCAGGAATACATATTCTAAtatagattaggaaaaatgacaagaagatcaagtggcctcccaagctcaatctTAAGAAAGCTGGAAGGCAAGACACGACTAGGTATTGCTGTTTTCATGAAGACCATGGACATATAACAGAGGAGAGCCAGTAATTGAAAGACAAGATCGAGAGATTAATAAGAAACGACACTCTTCAAAAGTTCGCCACAAAATGGGTCCAAGATAACCACCCGTGACAGAGAACCTGTAGGGGTTATTCATGCAACTATAGAAGAACCTAGCAATGAAGACCCAGTCCTTAAAAGAATAAGATGTAACAAATGTCGAGTCTGGTACGTTGGGCGAAGGCTAAAAAGGACCATTTAGGGTCCCGAAGGTTATTTGTCCAGGGCCTTATAAGCTGGCCAAGCTAGATGGCCGAGTCATTCCCTACTCCtgaaatatttataatctaagaaaatttcattaataatagttaataatgtatttttcatGTGCTGTGCTGTTTAGTGACAAGGAACGATGGGGTTGTCTTATTCAAAATGATGAAAGAGCACTAAACTAAGGCCATAAGTCGGGAATCCGTCAGGCTATGAAGATTGTGCGTTGGACCCACTAAAATAAGGCCATAAGTTGGGAATCCCTCAGGACATAAAGACTGAGCGTTGGACCCACTAAACAAGACCATAAGTCAGGAATCCATCAGGCCAAaagactgggtgttagtcccgctgaAATAAGGCTATAAGTCAGGAATTTGTCAGGCTAGAAGACCGAGTGTTAATCCCATTAAAATAAGGCTATAAGTCAAAAATCCGTCAGGTTAGAAGATCGAGCGTTGGACCCACTAAACAGGGCTATAAGTCAGGAATCCGCCAGGCCATGAAGACTGGATATTGGACCCTTGTTTTTGGACCCACTAAAATAAAGTTATAAGTCGAAAATTTGTCAGGCTATGAAGATTGAGCATTGGACCCACTAAAACAAAGCCATAAGTAAAAAATCCGTTAGGCTGTGAAGTCCAGGTGTTAGACCCACTAAAACAAGGTATTCACGTTAGGCCATAAGGCATGTATACATTAGACTAAGGAACCGAGTATTAGCCCCGCTTGATCAAgtcaaatttagacccatttttcatgttgttatttatgttaatttacacattttctacctaatctTGTGGTTTTGACCTTATTTTGCAGGAAATGGTGTAAAAAGGTAATTTAGAGAAAATGGTCTTAAAACTGCCCAAAAGAGAATAGAAAAGATCAAGCCTGGTTTGCCCaaatctgtttgcccaaaccaagctGCAGCTGAAATGGGAGAAGGATGAATAACAATACAGACTTGCTATTTGACCAGATTGCTTGCCCAAACAACCTGGGCAAACAAACCCGTAGAACAGAGGCAGAGTGACAGACAGCACCAAGACAGATTGTTTGACCGAGTTGTGTCCAAACAACCCGGGCAAATAGAACTTGCGACAGCAGACAGCAGAAACACAGAAAACTTCAAATTCAAgccttcaagaagtctttccctccCCAAACACGTGAAGACAGCTCAACAAATCTtcaagacacctcagcactctatcccacatttcaagaaagtcaaatctcaagaagatttaATTGCCTTCAAAGAATCCAACTCCAAATAGGAAaagaatttcaataaatcaAGGGAACTTAGGGCAGCctattcagctataaaaggacagCAAATCAGCAAGAAAAGACATCTCTCATCATCGAAGATCAACACAGCAGCTGCGCACCACCCAGTCGgcccttcctcttcttctttctttctttctttctttctttctttcttttatttccatgttagtttcagccatgagtggctgaaaccctttttatagttgaaaattaggtgaaacttcagtTTGCTTAtcgattgtgagatctgaacatatgatttttatcttttatttatcaatatttatgcaatttcatgtttaattatattattgctttgttgtttagatcaatagggcccattgattcttgactgcaaagtgataatttgttagtttggatagtttaagtccgtaattgcttgaattattcaaacactagTAACTCTTGTTGTAAAAGCCAaagagattgcataatctagcaagaccaccatacgtttgggtagctagaattaggtctctctattttttaatacaattgACAGTCTAATGAATCTAAActtccaaggacgttccttggcaacttgttgattagtaattaattagagaacgtttcctagttaatctatgcttaaggagggatatgatggtgagaagcgtcttccacccccataactaatttattgagtcaaataaaagaatataagtgtcaatgatcaatcccaacaactgaagtggatccaattctttaattagatttttctcattattgaatttcctttactttattatttgttttactttactacttttaattttagactagttcatcaatctcaaaacccccccccctttttattttattttcagtttatttacttggtctttgaTACGAAAAATAGGTGAGTATTAATTCCCTGTGAATTCGAtcattttaccactatctacaattgtaaaattgtggataaccaaaaatgttatttttgaccggcttcgacaactgcacaGTCACCGCTTCACAAAAAATTTCCAAGGCATTTTATGTGCAAGCTGTAAGGAGAGTATCCGCCAGACTATATGATCGGGTGCTAGTCCCACTTCATGAAAAGTTTTCAAGGTATTTTTACGCTCAAGCCATAAGGCGAGTATCCACCATGCCACATATCCAGCTAAGAGTCGAACATCCGCTAGGTGAGTTACAAAGTGGGGGGTAAGGCCCACTGAAAAGTTTAGAGTTATCTTATGACAAAAAGCAGAGGTTGTCAGGACCTTGGTCGGGTATTAACCCCTTAACAAAATATTTAAGAGATTGTTTAGCCATGATAGGACAAGAGTCATGGTCGAGTACTGAGTATAAACACTTAAGCGAAGATAATAACAAAGAATATAGAAAGAAATTACAAAATAGGGCAATCGTCAGGCAGAGTGACAAGCATATAGAAGGCCAATCTAAAACAGGCCACGTGTCCCAGACTGAGAAGACAAATGACACCTTCGAATTCGAAGAATCAAAGACCAATGGGTGGATCTCTGATGTTATACAATAATCATCTAAAGTAAATCATGAGCCGTCACCATAAGACAAGACTATGTGATAAAGTTCTGATAAGCCGATATGCGATCCTActcaagaaaagaaagatccaGACATCAGGGCACCCAACTCTTTATCAAGACTCACTCTTTCCTAGTAAGGTCAGGTCCTCACATAAATTTATCGTTAACGGATACAAGCCAGTGTATTCCCATTGCGCTTATAATCGCGGGATCACCGACCAGTTAGTTGGTGAAATCCATTATCAAATAATCGGCCACATCATCACCGAATTATCATGAAATACCATATTAACTctaccttcttacagtataaaagccaaTAATCACAGAGACAAAAGTATACAATTCTCTAATATAACTACTCTCAAATTCTACATTCGCCCTATTCTctaatttactgacttgagcgtcaagTGACTGCCGTAGGCATCCACTACCTCACGTTTTTTTATCTTGTAGGTTTAGCTAACCACAGTGCAGCTCTATTTTTCTATTACATCAGAAAACAATATAAAGATAAGAAATATATTGTttagtatttatatataatttgatgAAACCAACTATATAGttcatttattttcaaaaatacatTAATCGGTTCATATCTTATTAAATAGTTAACTATTTAATTCATTCCACAAATTGCAATAATTAAATAGTGTAAtttgaaattgttaaaattaaatagttgtaattttaaaattatagaaattaatttttttttttaaatgagaattgGAGAGTAGAATCTAAAATCTCTCATGTTTACTCAGATACATTTACCACCAGAATAAGCGTGTGAGTATAGAAATTgaatagttataatttttatattataaatactgAATAATTAtgcattaaatatataataattaattagaaataagAGTATTTTACTCATTTTATACGTTACTAAtagtttaaataaatgaaatgacTAATAATTCCCGACAAGAAGACGAACCCTCTTTAGGAGGATAAGAAAGAACACAATAAAGAGAACAAGCAAGAGCGACAAGAATGATAGATCAATTACCGTATCAAGTTAATGCGATTGTGATGGTGACTCAATGTCTCACTTCCTCTCCGATAGGTTGAAGAAAACAGTTATGGTTGTACTCACTATCTGTTCGATGAAATGCTTAAGTCACCATTTCTTTCCTCATTCAGCCATTCATCTAGTTTTAATAGTTATCTCTGCCAGCCAATCCAAACTCCCATAATTGATTTTTATCATCGTAGCCTCATGTTGAATATGGGTCACCCAGCTCACCCTTAACCTAGTAGACCTGCACCATCTCTTCCAAACCAATCATCATCCCTAAATCTTCCCATGTCCCAGCCAGCCCATCAAGGTGACCTATCCTCAAACCAACACCATAACCTAAATCCTCTTCATTTTTAGAGTTTTCCCACCGTCTACCTTGAGAATTTCCCACTTGGTTGTGATGCTTCTTTTTTATGGAATATTTCTTCTAAATTTGCAGAGGTGAAAGATGTTTTCATTCCTAGAAAGCTGAGCAAATATGGCAAGAGGTTTGCTTTTATCAGAGTGGATTCAATCCCAGTTATGCATAGTTTGGCCAGAACGCTGAATCCTCTTTGGATTGGTTCCTTCAAGTAGCAGGAAGCATCATAGTTACCAATCTAGCAGAAAATGGCATCCTAGTTCTTATGTACAAAGAAAGCGTCCTTTACACAATGAACCACAAGCTACCAAGATGCCTTATTCAGCTCCTGAAAATGTCACTATTGATCCTCCCTTTGATGTCTACAAGGATTTGGGTCTAGCTCTACTTACTTGTCATATGGTACTTATAACATCCCAGAGAATGTGAAGAAATCAAACAAGAAGTGGTTGGCGAGATCGGTCATTGCAATTGCTTTAGATATGAATTCAATTCATATGTTACATGCTTTGTTTTGCAAAAAGGAGGGGGTGTTCTCTGTTACTGCTATCCCTCTTGGTGGTAATTATGTTCTCCTGAATTTTCAAAGTAGTGAGACAATGGATGCTTTCTTAAGCAATGGTGCTCCTTGGCTTTCAACGTGGTTCTCTGATATTAAACCTTATGATGCAATCTTTGCCCAAAACAAAAGGCTATCGTGGTTCAAATTATATGGAGTTCTTTTACATGCTTGGTCTATGGATTTTTTCAAATGGTTTGGAAATAAAATGGGGGATTTCATAGCTCTTGATCCTACAGCTTCAAAGAATAGGTTAACATGGAAATGGCTAGAATTCAAGTTCTAGTTGATAATTTTGACAACTTTAATAAGATTTTTGCTGTTGAGATGGGGTCTTATCGATATCATATATCAGTTGTTGAAGAATCTTGTGATTGCTCTTGTGTTAATTGATTTGGCTTTAATGTTTGTAATGGTCCTTCCAAGGGGGCTACAAGGGACTGTTCTAGCTCAAGTAGTGATGCTCCTTCATATGGCTCTGGGTTTTCTTAAGGTAACTTCGACCATAGACCTCACTGTCAGCTGCTTTGTCTCCCTGCAAATGAAGAGAATGATGAGCTTCTGTCGTGCTTTGAGATCAGTTTATGGCTTATAGAAATTTCAGTTGAAAGTCTTTCTTTTTATGATACTTGAGTTATGATTTGATTATTTACattaaaatcaaagaaaaatcataccaaatcaaaatttaatatcatattattttaaggtttttttataaattaattaattttaaattcgaTCAGTTTGGAAACGAaccgataaaaaaattattttttataagaaaaaaaaattacaaataaatatttatcttaATAATCAGAATCTTTTATCAATTTaggattaattaaaaaaaataccaatttagaattgaaaaaaaaattgctgaTTTGGATTTTGACAATCACCTGACAGTCAAAAACCCTCTCTAGAGCATTAGAGCTTGACGCGATTCAAAAGggtgctgttttttttttttcaaataatgaCTTAGCGCGATAGTGAATAGTGCcagattattatttaatttttttaattattaatatattataataatatatttatatcatattaatttaataattttatttatattatattttttatgataataaactttttataaataatattttataaaagataatataaataatattattatattattatatattaataatttttttaaaaaaaattaaacttcgCCTGCGCCACTTTGATTGGCACCAGCCTACAACAAAAATTTCTGTCGCAGTTGTAAAAGTGGTAGGATTTAATCGCCGGTTAAATCCAAATCTGCAAATATTATTTTCTCTGTTTTAAATTgacaaattttttaatattattttctcagttttaaattgataaaaaaattttttatcttaactctaaattgataaaaaattataataatcaatggATATTAAAATGAGTAATTTAATATCTTTctactttaaataaaattaaaattttaatttttataaataaaataaatatttattaaaagtattttattttttaataaattgattCAGTGCAAATAGATAATATCtataattataaacaatatttatcttaataaataaatggtaaatttttaaaaattaataacagctgtaatgaaaatttaaaatttcatattttacatatataaaatttttttataaaatttaaaagggtTTTGCTACAATCCCTAGATTTAATTCAAGTTAGATTCCAATATACTTATTTCTCCATTAAATTATGTttcttttatgaaaaatatttttattttttaacatttagaatatttcaaaaaaattaatcaataaaaaatatttttaataaaaaaattaaattatttaaaaaaaaattcttaaaaaaaagtCACTTTTCTacgttttataaattttattaaaatttctatataaaaaattttaaattaaataactgaaaataaatagagTCTAAAATTCCGTTtctttcatataaaatattttttttcagataataaaattctatattttcttttgtttgtaacatttaaaaaaattaattaataaaaaatattttttaataaaaaaacagcacaattttcttaaaaaagaaaaattatttcttacattttgataattttattaacacttttatataatttttttctgtgaaaaatacaggtttttttttctaaaattaatggAGCTTAAATATGTGaatattatttaaaagatttaataaaaaaaattataaatatttttaattgaaggTTGACCCTGTCCCTCCGGATTTGGGAGGTGAATCCAAGATGACAAAGTATATTCTATTAgaataaaatcttttttttccCAAAGAACAAAAAAGAATATCCTttcaaaaaatgttttatatataaatactatGACAACTACTAAAAAAAAACTACTTATATAGCACAAAGGAAAAtctgatgaaaaaaaaaattattatctaatttttataatttaaaaaaattattaattaatttattaatttttaaaaatacattaaaagtctattaatttttatattatttttaatcgttaaatattaaaaaaaattaataatatttttaattaaaaattaattaatttatctttttataaaattaaaagagtaattaataaaattttttatattataaaaattaaaaaattaattaataaatatttttataatatatgtactaattaataaataactattataaataaataaatattaaattgtcTAATATATTAGAGGGTATAAATGAGCTAAACCGTTTGTGAGCTATTCGAGGTTCGATTTGATAAAAACTCGACCGAGCTCGACTTGATTTGTAAACGAGCCAAGttcgagcttaatttttaggctcaTTTAGTAAAcgaaccaagcttgagctccatagtattcggctcgttaagactCGTGAGCTCGACTCATTTCTGAGTTCATAAGCAGGCTCGTGAATAGGCTTATGAACAGTCTCGTTAAGTAAACTGAAATTACTATCATAACAGAAATAAACTAAACCCTACATATACTTTCATGAGTTAaatctgaattttttaaaattcagctctatatagtttagttataatcttaaacttgcatatatttagatcattaagatttaaaaattcatctttataagtttacatgctaatttatagaaatacttatttaactaaaattattttaattttaaacttattagttttaaactaaaactcattatattatacatgtaaataaattaaattactcatGAACTATTTGAGACTCAactcagctcgataaaaactcgattcGTCTAAGttcgtttgctaaacgagccaaacttAAACTTCTTAATACTCGACTCGAGTTCGATATGAGTAAAgttcgaaaaaattttaacgaaccaaacttgaactcttcaaaactcggcTCGCCTCGGTTCCTTTACACCCCTAAATATATTAGGgcgtaaaagaaaaaaaacaagcTTCCAAACCTAACCCACaggaaaagaaaatttgaattaaagagAGTCTCTGATAGAAAGCTTCCCTTTTTTTCTTCCTCCCTATTTCTAGTATAGGGTTTAATTTATTCTCCACATTGaatttcaaaagaa
This is a stretch of genomic DNA from Manihot esculenta cultivar AM560-2 chromosome 2, M.esculenta_v8, whole genome shotgun sequence. It encodes these proteins:
- the LOC110608739 gene encoding NAC domain-containing protein 30, whose protein sequence is MDQMESCVPPGFRFHPTEEELVGYYLQRKINSLKFDLDVIIDIDLYKMEPWDIQARCKLGYDEQNEWYFFSHKDRKYPTGTRTNRATAAGFWKATGRDKAVLSKNKIIGMRKTLVFYKGRAPNGRKTDWIMHEYRLQTSEHGPPQEEGWVVCRAFKKPISNQRPGYEAWNNHGYGVNVRLPPFSNTVTSTNMAIHPNQSSSSHHHQQPFGSDPAELVSSHSFLDNNNQLIDLPQLDSPSRVSTSFATREGLQNNNNGACNEDFDEERSNSSTQFIDWKNLDCLLASQVFDSTSSSSVPNPNLLPSITQTYELSHILGCFPDS